One segment of Anser cygnoides isolate HZ-2024a breed goose chromosome 5, Taihu_goose_T2T_genome, whole genome shotgun sequence DNA contains the following:
- the TMEM9B gene encoding transmembrane protein 9B yields MAAGGGGWLRLCWLLAALAGLGAQAKNSEDVRCKCICPPYKDHSGHIYNKNVSQKDCDCLHVVEPMPVPGPDVEAYCLRCECKYEERSSVTIKVTIIIYLSILGLLLLYMVYLTLVEPILKRRLFGHSQLIQSDEDIGDHQPFANAHDVLARSRSRANVLNKVEYAQQRWKLQVQEQRKSVFDRHVVLS; encoded by the exons atggcggccggcggcgggggctggcTGCGCCTTTGCTGGCTGCTGGCCGCGCTGGCGGGGCTGGGCGCACAGGCCAAG AATTCTGAGGATGTCCGATGTAAATGCATCTGCCCTCCTTACAAAGACCATTCGGGCCATATatacaacaaaaatgtttcacagaaaGACTG TGATTGTCTTCATGTGGTTGAGCCTATGCCTGTTCCTGGACCTGATGTAGAAGCATATTGTTTACGTTGTGAATGCAAATATGAAGAGAGAAGTTCTGTCACAATTAAG GTTACAATCATCATATACCTGTCTATTTTGGGCCTACTTCTTCTGTACATGGTGTACCTTACACTGGTGGAACCTATACTGAAGAGACGTCTTTTTGGACATTCACAGCTCATACAGAGTGATGAAGACATTGGG GATCACCAGCCTTTTGCAAACGCTCATGATGTGCTGGCTCGTTCTCGGAGCCGTGCCAATGTATTGAACAAAGTGGAATATGCCCAACAGCGCTGGAAGTTACAGGTCCAAGAGCAACGCAAATCTGTTTTTGACCGTCATGTTGTGCTGAGTTAA
- the ASCL3 gene encoding achaete-scute homolog 3 produces the protein MQNLMDGKSYCNVMDKLSICTDTQCIQLTRPFCADPLVTFHVYPETPNQVTCSEDVSFFPFMSEHLITENFYSEPCGFSYQVPHSSYNRSEYSYGPAFIRKRNERERQRVKCVNEGYAKLRHHLPKEYIEKRLSKVETLRAAIKYISYLQSVLYSDSVAAEKNVIKPSQAPKTNKTSV, from the coding sequence ATGCAGAACCTGATGGATGGCAAAAGCTACTGTAACGTCATGGACAAGTTGTCCATCTGTACTGACACTCAGTGCATACAGCTCACTAGGCCTTTCTGTGCAGACCCGTTGGTCACATTTCATGTGTACCCAGAAACACCAAACCAGGTCACTTGCTCTGAAGATGTgtcattctttcctttcatgTCTGAGCATCTCATCACAGAGAACTTCTACAGTGAGCCCTGCGGCTTTTCCTACCAAGTGCCCCATTCCAGTTACAACAGAAGTGAGTACTCCTATGGGCCAGCATTCATCAGAAAGAGGAATGAGAGGGAAAGACAGAGGGTTAAATGTGTCAATGAAGGTTATGCTAAACTGAGGCATCACCTACCTAAGGAATACATAGAGAAACGGCTTAGCAAAGTAGAGACACTCCGTGCTGCAATAAAATACATTAGCTATCTGCAGTCTGTTCTGTACAGTGATTCTGTGGCGGCAGAAAAGAATGTCATCAAGCCAAGTCAAGCacctaaaacaaataaaaccagtgTTTGA
- the C5H11orf16 gene encoding LOW QUALITY PROTEIN: uncharacterized protein C11orf16 homolog (The sequence of the model RefSeq protein was modified relative to this genomic sequence to represent the inferred CDS: deleted 1 base in 1 codon) yields the protein MAHSEGFQPIDHRYCSVMPALDKFPCFSVIPTVNPCCRSSFAACPTWVTKPPALQRCQWLNHCLPSPGPAWRRLSISGRSAGLDRNVPVLVRGEHDGFYYRGTVKEEIENERGVFLVEFAEPFRSHGRHPVCMQKTVKDDILEYTNGMEHSLLPGDKVLAPWEPDMGRYGPGTVLTGIETRDPLRASEDEEITVRFWNDKKVKLPLGVALWIPPSLCGRIVEMIHMPFTSRLRPRESPDTSSCIFSCSPKTALISVCVVHSFAKHSLLFSPCWPLFHYHCGCMCCSPACVGCICCCHPCWPLPPRSLVFQRKPEEVEPSSKSSPHLLELEGVKQGESAAVAASSPSDSECDLESFPTKSDVVDSAVNTDSSHREKPRLDESAGPSGNTGKGDNASPNTVIKKSPVAAAHVQRASWNPKPSLLWTCSVLHQLIGVSLKTDSSDLQCENTRKDSLCTITPRFNLEECWALLVKFCYS from the exons ATGGCTCATTCAGAAGGGTTCCAGCCTATTGATCACAGATACTGCAGTGTGATGCCAGCTCTGGACAAATTCCCATGTTTCAGTGTCATCCCTACTGTCAACCCCTGCTGTAGGAGCTCTTTTGCAGCGTGTCCCACCTGGGTCAccaagccccctgccctccAGAG GTGCCAGTGGCTTAACCACTGCCTCCCATCCCCTGGCCCAGCATGGAGGAGGCTGAGCATATCAGGGAGATCAGCGGGCTTAGACAGGAATGTCCCTGTTCTAGTGAGAGGAGAACATGATGGATTTTATTATCGTGGTACAGTAAAAGAGGAGATAGAG AATGAAAGAGGAGTGTTCTTGGTAGAGTTTGCTGAACCATTTCGGTCACATGGAAGGCATCCAGTCTGCATGCAAAAAACAGTGAAGGATGACATCCTGGAATATACAAATGGTATGGAGCACTCCTTACTCCCTGGAGACAAAGTGCTGGCGCCTTGGGAACCAGATATGGGGAGGTATGGCCCAGGAACTGTCCTCACGGGCATTGAGACAAGGGACCCCTTACGAG cctcagaagatgaagaaattaCGGTCCGGTTCTGGAATGACAAGAAAGTGAAACTCCCTCTAGGTGTAGCTCTGTGGATCCCTCCTAGCCTGTGTGGGAGAATTGTAGAGATGATCCACATGCCCTTCACCAGCAGGTTAAGGCCCAGAGAAAGTCCTGACACtagttcttgtattttttcctgtagtcCTAAAACAGCCctgatttctgtttgtgttgTACATAGTTTTGCTAAGCACAGCTTGCTCttctcaccctgctggccactttTCCACTATCATTGTGGTTGTATGTGCTGTTCACCAGCCTGTGTCGGGTGCATCTGCTGCTGCCATCCCTGCTGGCCTCTTCCACCCAGGTCTCTGGTCTTTCAGAGAAAACCTGAAGAGGTAGAACCCAGCAGCAAATCCTCTCCACACCTTTTAGAACTGGAAGGTGTGAAACAAGGAGAATCAGCAGCTGTGGCAGCTTCTTCCCCTTCTGATTCAGAGTGTGATCTGGAGTCATTCCCCACTAAGAGTGATGTTGTGGACAGTGCTGTTAACACAGACTCCAGCCATCGTGAGAAGCCCAGGTTAGACGAATCTGCAGGA CCAAGTGGAAATACTGGAAAAGGAGACAATGCAAGTCCCAACACAGTAATTAAG AAATCACCAGTTGCAGCAGCACATGTACAAAGGGCAAGCTGGAATCCAAAGCCATCTCTGTTGTGGACATGTTCCGTGTTGCACCAGCTAATTGGAGTATCCCTGAAAACGGACAGTTCTGACCTTCAATgtgaaaacacaagaaaagatAGCTTATGTACAATAACTCCTAGATTCAATCTGGAAGAGTGCTGGGCTCTTCTAGTCAAATTCTGTTACTCATGA